A region of Pseudomonas sp. Marseille-Q3773 DNA encodes the following proteins:
- the thiE gene encoding thiamine phosphate synthase gives MKLRGLYAITDSQLLAGRFLSHVEAALEGGVCLLQYRDKSDDAARRLREAEGLMKLCERYGTQLIINDDAELAARLGVGVHLGQTDGPLTPARALLGRQAIIGSTCHANLDLAVQAAREGASYVAFGRFFNSVTKPGAPAANIELLAQARAQVKLPIAVIGGITLDNAAPLVAHGADLLAVIHGLFGADSAQEVTRRARAFNALFAS, from the coding sequence ATGAAGCTACGCGGTCTGTACGCCATCACCGACAGCCAGCTGCTCGCCGGCCGTTTCCTCTCGCATGTCGAAGCGGCGCTGGAAGGCGGCGTGTGCCTGCTGCAGTACCGCGACAAGAGCGACGACGCAGCCCGGCGCCTGCGCGAAGCCGAAGGGCTGATGAAGCTCTGCGAGCGCTACGGCACCCAGCTGATCATCAACGACGACGCTGAACTGGCCGCGCGCCTGGGCGTCGGCGTGCACCTGGGCCAGACCGACGGCCCGCTGACCCCGGCTCGCGCCTTGCTCGGCCGCCAGGCGATCATCGGTTCCACCTGCCACGCCAACCTGGACCTGGCCGTCCAGGCTGCCCGCGAAGGTGCCAGCTACGTGGCCTTTGGCCGCTTCTTCAATTCCGTCACCAAACCGGGCGCCCCCGCTGCCAACATCGAACTGCTGGCGCAGGCCCGCGCCCAGGTGAAACTGCCGATCGCGGTGATCGGTGGCATTACCCTCGACAACGCTGCCCCGCTGGTTGCCCATGGTGCCGACCTGCTGGCGGTGATCCACGGCCTGTTCGGTGCCGATAGCGCGCAGGAAGTCACCCGTCGCGCCCGCGCCTTCAACGCCTTGTTCGCATCCTGA
- a CDS encoding hydroxymethylpyrimidine/phosphomethylpyrimidine kinase gives MNIYSSRPVVLCLSGHDPSGGAGLQADIEALLAQGCHAAPAVTALTVQDTVNVSDFRVLDREWVLAQANAVLADSTVAAVKLGMLGSIEMVDTVAELLAAHPHLPLVCDPVLRAGGGGRLGKDEVGYALRERLLPLATIATPNLPEARILAELPEGSADECAEKLLPFCRHLLITGGHGDEDEIHNRLYSRDGQRHTWTCQRLPGSYHGSGCTLASALAGRLALGEQLDSAVRSALDYTWRTLRDAEQLGKGQFVPRRLPLDFCS, from the coding sequence ATGAATATCTACAGCTCCCGCCCCGTTGTCCTCTGTCTCTCCGGCCACGACCCCAGTGGCGGCGCCGGCCTGCAGGCAGATATCGAAGCCCTGCTCGCCCAAGGCTGTCATGCCGCGCCCGCGGTGACTGCCCTGACCGTGCAGGATACCGTCAACGTTTCCGACTTCCGCGTGCTCGACCGCGAGTGGGTGCTGGCCCAGGCCAACGCCGTGCTGGCCGACTCCACGGTAGCCGCCGTCAAGCTGGGCATGCTCGGCTCGATCGAGATGGTCGACACCGTCGCCGAGTTGCTGGCCGCGCACCCGCACCTGCCGCTGGTCTGCGACCCGGTGCTGCGGGCCGGTGGTGGTGGCCGCCTGGGCAAGGACGAAGTGGGCTACGCCCTGCGTGAACGCCTGCTGCCGCTGGCGACCATCGCCACGCCGAACCTGCCCGAAGCGCGCATCCTTGCCGAGCTACCCGAGGGCAGCGCCGATGAGTGTGCCGAGAAACTGCTGCCGTTCTGTAGACACCTGCTGATTACCGGTGGTCACGGCGACGAGGACGAAATTCACAACCGCCTGTACAGCCGCGACGGCCAGCGCCATACCTGGACCTGCCAGCGCCTGCCGGGCAGCTATCATGGCTCCGGCTGCACCCTGGCCAGCGCCCTGGCCGGGCGCCTGGCCCTGGGCGAACAACTGGACAGCGCCGTGCGCAGCGCCCTGGACTACACCTGGCGCACCTTGCGTGACGCCGAGCAGCTGGGCAAAGGCCAGTTCGTGCCACGTCGCCTGCCGCTGGATTTCTGCTCCTGA
- the ybeY gene encoding rRNA maturation RNase YbeY — protein MLELDIQRATEAAAPDDSAFRRWCELALRQRSADSEMTIRLVDEAEGRELNHTYRHKDYATNVLSFPADVPDDLLDIPLLGDLVICVPVVEREAAEQGKSLEAHWAHLVIHGCLHLLGYDHIEDEEAEEMEGLERELLAELGHPDPYADDETDSITH, from the coding sequence ATGCTTGAACTCGACATTCAACGGGCCACGGAGGCTGCCGCCCCGGATGACAGCGCTTTCCGCCGGTGGTGCGAACTGGCCCTGCGCCAGCGCAGCGCCGACTCGGAAATGACCATTCGCCTGGTCGACGAAGCCGAAGGGCGTGAACTGAATCACACCTACCGGCACAAGGACTACGCGACCAACGTGCTGTCGTTCCCGGCCGACGTCCCTGATGACCTGCTCGATATCCCGCTGCTGGGCGACCTGGTGATCTGCGTGCCGGTGGTCGAGCGCGAAGCGGCCGAACAAGGCAAGTCGCTCGAGGCGCACTGGGCACACCTGGTTATCCATGGCTGCCTGCACCTGCTCGGCTACGACCACATCGAGGATGAGGAAGCCGAGGAAATGGAAGGCCTGGAACGGGAATTGCTGGCGGAACTGGGTCACCCCGACCCCTACGCCGACGATGAAACCGACTCAATCACACACTGA
- a CDS encoding DUF1820 family protein, whose amino-acid sequence MSKREPAIYKVIFLNQGQVFEMYAKQIYQSDLWGFLEIEEFVFGERSQLVVDPSEEKLKSQFDGVIRSFVPLHSIVRIDEVERLGTAKISEAKGGGNVMPFPMPMPEK is encoded by the coding sequence ATGAGCAAACGCGAACCCGCCATTTACAAGGTGATCTTCCTCAACCAGGGGCAGGTCTTCGAGATGTATGCCAAGCAGATCTACCAGAGCGACCTGTGGGGCTTCCTGGAAATCGAGGAGTTCGTCTTCGGCGAGCGCTCGCAGCTGGTGGTGGACCCGAGCGAAGAAAAGCTCAAGAGCCAGTTCGACGGGGTAATCCGCAGTTTCGTGCCGCTGCATTCGATCGTGCGCATCGATGAGGTGGAGCGTCTGGGCACCGCCAAGATCAGCGAAGCCAAGGGCGGCGGCAACGTGATGCCGTTCCCCATGCCGATGCCGGAGAAGTGA
- a CDS encoding PhoH family protein, with protein MNAPIQPHRFILEPFEAHRFANLCGQFDEHLRLIEQRLAIEIRNRGNQFELIGEPKTTSAAEQLLRRLYRETKATELSPETVHLYLQESAVENIDNPAVNEVSVSLRTRKGNIRPRGVNQQRYVKEILANDINFGIGPAGTGKTYLAVACAVDALEREQVRRILLVRPAVEAGEKLGFLPGDLAQKIDPYLRPLYDALYEMLGFEHVAKLIERQVIEIAPLAYMRGRTLNNSFIILDESQNTTLEQMKMFLTRIGFGSTAVITGDITQVDLPRGTKSGLAHVIEVLKDVPGISFTHFQPKDVVRHPLVQRIVEAYDRFDARQAKPEAPGKDA; from the coding sequence TTGAACGCACCCATACAACCCCATCGTTTCATCCTCGAACCTTTCGAGGCCCACCGTTTCGCCAACCTGTGCGGCCAGTTCGACGAGCACTTGCGCCTGATCGAACAGCGCCTGGCCATCGAGATCCGCAACCGCGGCAATCAGTTCGAACTGATCGGCGAACCCAAGACCACCTCCGCCGCCGAGCAGCTGCTGCGCCGTCTCTACCGCGAAACCAAGGCCACCGAGCTGTCGCCGGAAACCGTGCACCTGTACCTGCAGGAGTCGGCCGTCGAAAACATCGACAACCCGGCAGTCAACGAGGTCAGCGTTTCGCTGCGCACACGCAAGGGCAATATCCGCCCGCGCGGTGTCAACCAGCAGCGCTACGTCAAGGAAATCCTGGCCAACGACATCAACTTCGGCATCGGCCCGGCCGGTACCGGCAAGACCTACCTGGCCGTGGCCTGCGCCGTCGACGCGCTGGAACGTGAACAGGTGCGCCGCATCCTGCTGGTACGCCCGGCGGTCGAGGCTGGCGAAAAGCTCGGCTTCCTGCCCGGCGACCTGGCCCAGAAGATCGACCCGTACCTGCGCCCGCTGTACGACGCCCTGTACGAGATGCTCGGCTTCGAACACGTGGCCAAGCTGATCGAGCGCCAGGTGATCGAGATCGCCCCGCTGGCCTACATGCGTGGCCGCACCCTGAACAACAGCTTCATCATCCTCGACGAAAGCCAGAACACCACGCTGGAGCAGATGAAGATGTTCCTCACCCGTATCGGCTTCGGCTCCACGGCGGTCATTACCGGCGACATCACCCAGGTCGACCTGCCGCGTGGCACCAAGTCGGGCCTGGCACACGTCATCGAGGTGCTGAAGGACGTCCCGGGGATCAGCTTCACCCACTTCCAGCCCAAAGACGTGGTTCGTCACCCACTGGTGCAGCGTATTGTCGAAGCCTACGACCGCTTCGATGCCCGCCAGGCCAAGCCCGAGGCGCCCGGCAAAGATGCTTGA
- a CDS encoding tetratricopeptide repeat protein, translating to MNRTGRALTLGCLLLLQPLLALAEGGNSLLIPATGRCTLNVQPEDLANALKACEQTATAGDAQAQFELGDYYYSQTPKNLDKALDWLQKASLQGHAEAQYRLGAMFYRGEGVKANNVQAYILLKMAAVNGAEDALDMADEVTEKMPRDELEHATQVLGQIFRKYLLELQNAEGRTPFSPLP from the coding sequence ATGAACCGCACCGGCCGCGCCCTGACCCTGGGCTGCCTGTTGCTTCTTCAGCCCCTGCTGGCCCTGGCAGAGGGCGGTAACTCGTTGCTGATTCCGGCGACGGGCCGCTGCACCTTGAACGTGCAGCCTGAAGACCTGGCAAACGCACTGAAGGCCTGCGAACAGACAGCGACGGCGGGGGACGCCCAGGCGCAATTCGAACTCGGCGACTACTACTACTCGCAAACCCCGAAAAACCTCGACAAAGCCCTGGACTGGTTGCAGAAGGCCTCGCTGCAAGGCCATGCCGAAGCCCAGTACCGCCTGGGTGCCATGTTCTACCGTGGCGAAGGGGTCAAGGCCAACAACGTGCAGGCTTATATCCTGCTGAAGATGGCTGCGGTCAACGGCGCCGAGGATGCGCTGGACATGGCTGACGAAGTGACCGAGAAAATGCCCCGCGACGAGCTGGAGCACGCCACCCAGGTGCTTGGCCAGATCTTCCGCAAATATTTGCTGGAACTGCAGAACGCCGAAGGGCGCACACCGTTCTCGCCACTTCCCTGA
- a CDS encoding YdcF family protein, producing MAVRFFIKQWLMPPGILFLLLLTAWWLRARRPRLAALCFVVGLAGLWLMSLPLVMQQSARVLETEPPLAVDDWAGLASRADAIVVLGAGRERGDPAWGGSDQPTAIALERMRFAARLAKASGLPVLTSGGLHYGSPPSEAQLMAERLREDFGIEVKWREEGSRTTWENAQLSARVLQPLGIHRVVVVTQAWHMQRSRWSFEQAGFEVVPAPVGFLGRDHARPFAGLLPESRALWQSGQLLNEVAGLVGYRLFY from the coding sequence ATGGCTGTCCGATTCTTCATCAAACAATGGCTGATGCCGCCGGGCATCCTGTTCCTGCTGCTGTTGACGGCGTGGTGGCTGCGCGCGCGACGGCCGCGGCTGGCTGCGTTGTGCTTTGTCGTCGGCCTGGCCGGCCTGTGGTTGATGAGCCTGCCGCTGGTCATGCAGCAATCGGCACGTGTGCTGGAAACGGAGCCGCCGCTGGCGGTGGATGACTGGGCGGGCCTGGCAAGCCGGGCAGATGCCATCGTGGTGCTGGGGGCTGGGCGTGAACGCGGTGACCCGGCCTGGGGCGGCAGCGACCAGCCCACGGCCATTGCCCTGGAACGCATGCGCTTTGCCGCACGGCTGGCCAAGGCCTCGGGCCTGCCGGTGCTGACCAGTGGCGGCTTGCACTATGGCTCGCCACCGAGCGAGGCGCAGTTGATGGCTGAACGCCTGCGCGAAGATTTCGGCATCGAGGTGAAATGGCGGGAGGAGGGCAGCCGTACCACCTGGGAGAACGCCCAGCTGTCGGCCAGGGTGCTGCAGCCGTTGGGGATTCACCGGGTGGTCGTGGTGACCCAGGCGTGGCACATGCAGCGCTCGCGCTGGAGTTTCGAGCAGGCGGGGTTCGAGGTGGTGCCGGCGCCGGTCGGGTTCCTCGGACGTGATCATGCGCGGCCGTTTGCCGGCTTGCTGCCGGAAAGCCGGGCGCTGTGGCAAAGCGGGCAGTTGCTCAATGAAGTCGCGGGGTTGGTGGGGTATCGGCTGTTCTACTGA
- a CDS encoding HlyC/CorC family transporter, whose protein sequence is MSEDRSSNGQKSWLGKLTQAFAHEPKNRQELLELLREAHQNKLLDSEALTIVEGAIQVADLQVRDIMVPRSQMISIKASQSPREFLPAVIDAAHSRYPVIGESHDDVLGILLAKDLLPLILKENGDSFNIKDLLRPATFVPESKRLNVLLREFRANHNHMAIVIDEYGGVAGLVTIEDVLEQIVGDIEDEHDVEEDSYIKPLPSGDFLIKALTPIENFNEFFDSEFSDDEFDTVGGLVMSAFGHLPKRNEITEIGPYKFRILNADSRRIHLLRLTPITR, encoded by the coding sequence ATGAGCGAAGATCGATCGAGCAACGGGCAGAAGTCTTGGCTGGGTAAACTGACCCAGGCTTTTGCCCATGAGCCGAAAAACCGCCAGGAGCTGCTTGAGCTGCTGCGCGAAGCCCATCAGAACAAATTGCTGGACAGCGAAGCGCTGACCATCGTCGAAGGCGCCATCCAGGTGGCCGACCTGCAGGTGCGCGACATCATGGTGCCGCGCTCGCAGATGATCAGCATCAAGGCCAGTCAGTCGCCACGCGAGTTCCTGCCGGCAGTGATCGACGCCGCGCACTCGCGTTACCCGGTGATCGGCGAAAGCCATGACGATGTGCTGGGAATCCTGCTCGCCAAGGACCTGCTGCCGCTGATCCTCAAGGAGAACGGCGACAGCTTCAATATCAAGGACCTGCTGCGCCCGGCGACCTTCGTGCCGGAGTCCAAGCGCCTGAACGTGCTGCTGCGCGAATTCCGCGCCAACCACAACCACATGGCCATCGTCATCGACGAGTACGGCGGCGTGGCCGGCCTGGTCACCATCGAAGACGTGCTGGAACAGATCGTCGGCGACATCGAGGACGAGCATGACGTCGAGGAAGACAGCTACATCAAGCCGCTGCCAAGCGGTGACTTCCTGATCAAGGCACTGACTCCGATCGAAAACTTCAACGAATTCTTCGACAGCGAATTCTCCGATGACGAGTTCGATACGGTGGGCGGCCTGGTGATGAGCGCCTTCGGCCACCTGCCCAAGCGCAACGAAATCACCGAGATCGGGCCTTACAAGTTCCGTATTCTCAACGCCGACAGCCGGCGGATACACTTGCTGCGCCTGACACCGATCACCCGTTAA
- the lnt gene encoding apolipoprotein N-acyltransferase, producing MRWITRPGWPGNLLALAAGASTLLALAPFDIWPLALLSIAMLYLGLRELSPRQAMWRGWWFGFGLYGAGTWWIYVSMNTYGGASPLLAILLLLAFFAALAWFFALPTWLWARWLRRNEAPLADALCFAALWLLQEAFRGWFLTGFPWLYAGYSQLDGPLAGLAPLGGVWLISFALALSAALLCNLHRLRARPSFLAVACLLLLAPWVLGLALKGHAWTKPAGDPLKVAAIQGNVEQELKWDPAHIDAQLALYRDLSFSSRPVDLLVWPETAVPVLKDQAQGYIDVMGRFAAGRNSALITGVPVREVVHHQRRYYNGITVTGEGDGTYLKQKLVPFGEYVPLQDMLRGLIEFFNLPMSDFARGPEDQPLLQAKGYQIAPYICYEVVYPEFAASLAARSDLLLTISNDTWFGTSIGPLQHLQMAQMRALEAGRWMIRATNNGVTALIDPFGRITTQVPQFQQAVLYGEVVPMQELTPYLQWRSWPLAIVCALLLGWALLAGRIARTV from the coding sequence ATGCGTTGGATCACCCGCCCCGGCTGGCCCGGTAACCTGCTGGCCCTGGCGGCCGGCGCTTCGACCCTCCTGGCCCTGGCGCCATTCGACATCTGGCCGTTGGCCTTGCTGTCCATCGCCATGCTCTACCTTGGCCTGCGCGAGCTCAGCCCGCGCCAGGCCATGTGGCGTGGCTGGTGGTTCGGCTTCGGCCTGTATGGCGCTGGTACCTGGTGGATCTACGTCAGCATGAATACCTACGGCGGCGCCTCGCCGTTGCTGGCGATTCTGCTGCTGCTGGCGTTCTTCGCCGCCCTGGCCTGGTTCTTTGCCCTGCCCACCTGGCTGTGGGCACGCTGGTTGCGGCGCAATGAAGCGCCCCTGGCCGACGCCCTGTGCTTCGCTGCCCTGTGGCTGCTGCAAGAAGCCTTCCGCGGCTGGTTCCTGACCGGTTTCCCCTGGCTCTACGCCGGGTACAGCCAACTGGACGGCCCGCTGGCCGGCCTGGCCCCGCTCGGCGGTGTCTGGCTGATCTCCTTCGCCCTGGCCCTGAGCGCCGCCCTGCTGTGCAACCTGCACCGCCTGCGCGCGCGCCCCTCCTTCCTCGCCGTGGCCTGCCTGCTGTTGCTGGCGCCGTGGGTGCTGGGCCTGGCGCTCAAGGGTCATGCCTGGACCAAGCCGGCAGGCGACCCGCTGAAGGTCGCGGCCATCCAGGGCAACGTCGAGCAGGAACTGAAGTGGGACCCGGCGCACATCGACGCGCAACTGGCGCTGTACCGTGACCTGAGCTTCAGTTCCCGGCCGGTGGACCTGCTGGTCTGGCCGGAAACCGCCGTGCCGGTGCTCAAGGACCAGGCCCAGGGCTACATCGACGTGATGGGCCGCTTCGCCGCCGGGCGGAATTCGGCATTGATCACCGGTGTACCGGTGCGTGAGGTGGTGCATCACCAGCGCCGCTACTACAACGGCATCACCGTTACCGGCGAAGGCGATGGTACCTACCTCAAGCAGAAGCTGGTGCCGTTTGGCGAGTATGTGCCGCTGCAGGACATGCTGCGTGGCCTGATCGAGTTCTTCAACCTGCCCATGTCGGACTTCGCCCGCGGGCCAGAAGACCAGCCGCTGTTGCAGGCAAAGGGCTATCAAATCGCGCCTTACATCTGCTATGAGGTGGTCTACCCCGAGTTCGCCGCCAGCCTGGCTGCCCGCAGCGACCTGCTGCTGACCATCAGCAACGACACCTGGTTCGGCACCTCGATCGGCCCGTTGCAACACCTGCAGATGGCCCAGATGCGTGCACTGGAGGCCGGGCGCTGGATGATCCGCGCCACCAACAACGGCGTGACCGCGCTGATCGACCCGTTTGGCCGCATTACCACGCAGGTTCCGCAATTCCAGCAGGCGGTGCTGTATGGCGAGGTGGTACCGATGCAGGAACTGACGCCGTACCTGCAGTGGCGCTCGTGGCCGCTGGCGATCGTCTGTGCATTGCTGCTGGGTTGGGCGTTGCTGGCTGGGCGCATTGCCAGGACCGTTTGA
- the hemL gene encoding glutamate-1-semialdehyde 2,1-aminomutase yields MSRSEALFAQAQKHIPGGVNSPVRAFRSVGGTPLFFKHAEGAYVVDEDDKRYVDYVGSWGPMILGHGHPQVLDSVRKQLEHGLSYGAPTAMETEMADLVCSLVPSMEMVRMVSSGTEATMSAIRLARGYTGRDAIIKFEGCYHGHSDSLLVKAGSGLLTQGVPSSAGVPADFAKHTLTLPFNDIAAVEKTLDEVGQTVACIIVEPVAGNMNCVPPAPGFLEGLRELCDKHGVVLIFDEVMTGFRVSLGGAQGHYGIKPDLSTFGKIVGGGMPVGCFGGKREIMGCIAPLGPVYQAGTLSGNPLAMAAGLTTLKLISRPGFHAELTDYTSRMLDGLQQRADAAGVPFVTTQAGGMFGLYFSGADDIVTFDDVMASDAERFKRFFHLMLDGGVYLAPSAFEAGFTSIAHGDKELQITLDAAEKAFAALK; encoded by the coding sequence ATGTCCCGTTCCGAAGCCCTGTTCGCCCAAGCCCAGAAGCACATCCCCGGTGGCGTCAACTCGCCGGTCCGCGCTTTCCGGAGCGTTGGCGGCACGCCGCTGTTCTTCAAGCATGCCGAAGGCGCCTACGTCGTTGACGAGGACGACAAGCGCTACGTCGACTACGTCGGCTCGTGGGGCCCGATGATCCTCGGCCACGGTCACCCGCAGGTACTGGACTCGGTACGCAAGCAGCTGGAGCACGGCCTGTCCTATGGCGCGCCGACCGCCATGGAAACCGAAATGGCCGACCTGGTCTGCTCGCTGGTGCCGTCGATGGAAATGGTGCGCATGGTCAGCTCCGGCACCGAAGCCACCATGAGCGCCATCCGCCTGGCCCGCGGCTACACCGGCCGGGACGCCATCATCAAGTTCGAAGGCTGCTACCACGGCCACTCCGACAGCCTGCTGGTAAAAGCCGGTTCCGGCCTGCTGACCCAGGGCGTGCCGAGCTCGGCTGGCGTACCGGCGGACTTCGCCAAGCACACCCTGACCCTGCCATTCAACGACATCGCTGCCGTCGAGAAGACCCTGGACGAAGTCGGCCAGACCGTGGCCTGCATCATCGTCGAGCCAGTGGCCGGCAACATGAACTGCGTCCCACCGGCGCCGGGCTTCCTCGAAGGCCTGCGTGAGCTGTGTGACAAGCACGGCGTGGTACTGATCTTCGACGAAGTGATGACCGGTTTCCGCGTTTCCCTGGGTGGCGCGCAAGGCCACTACGGCATCAAGCCGGACCTGTCGACCTTCGGCAAGATCGTCGGCGGCGGCATGCCGGTTGGCTGCTTCGGCGGCAAACGTGAAATCATGGGCTGCATCGCCCCGCTCGGCCCGGTCTACCAGGCCGGCACCCTGTCGGGCAACCCGTTGGCCATGGCCGCCGGCCTGACCACCCTGAAGCTGATCAGCCGCCCCGGCTTCCACGCCGAGCTGACCGACTACACCAGCCGCATGCTCGACGGCCTGCAACAGCGCGCCGATGCTGCTGGCGTGCCGTTCGTCACCACCCAGGCTGGCGGCATGTTCGGCCTGTACTTCAGCGGCGCCGACGACATCGTTACCTTCGACGACGTGATGGCCAGCGATGCCGAACGCTTCAAGCGCTTCTTCCACCTGATGCTCGACGGTGGCGTGTACCTGGCACCGAGCGCATTCGAGGCGGGCTTCACTTCCATAGCCCATGGTGACAAGGAGCTGCAGATCACCCTGGATGCGGCGGAAAAGGCTTTTGCAGCGCTGAAGTAA